In Onychostoma macrolepis isolate SWU-2019 chromosome 04, ASM1243209v1, whole genome shotgun sequence, one DNA window encodes the following:
- the slc13a4 gene encoding solute carrier family 13 member 4 translates to MRLEGARMDLIKKIWTARKLILVVMIPLSLLPLPLIHPCSESSCAYVLIVTAVYWVSEAVPLGAAALVPAFLYPLFGVLKSSEVASEYFKDTTLLLMGVICLAASIEKWNLHKRIALRMVMIAGAKPGMLVLGFMCCTVFLSMWLSNTSTTAMVMPIAEAVLQQLICTGMADSLEDSLTVDTQDEESDKEENQESSKNHLELLDRKHNEKHHVCMLSEELNGLTLKPGFGPEFCKESNGYLPEAPISIPAPPKKPKIRRDSQYPTNRDHMICKCLSLSITYAATIGGLITITGTSTNLIFAEQFNNRYPEAKVINFGTWFIFSLPIALIMLMLTWIWLHFLFLGCNFRETCSLSKKRKTRREILSEKRIHEEYQKLGPISYPEVMTGIFFVLMTVLWFTREPGFVPGWTSLFEKKGYRTDATVSVLLGFLLFLIPARKPWPSAFSSESKGDDDDEEEEDPLAPMITWKDFQRLMPWEIVILVGGGYALAAGCKVSGLSMWIGRQLEPMSGLPPWAVTLLACLLVSAVTEFASNPATLTVFLPILSALSETLHINPLHTLIPATMCVSFGVMLPVGNPPNAIVFSYGHVQISDMVKAGFGVNLIGVFVVMLAIMTWGEPLFHLSEFPTWALMPNVTGSL, encoded by the exons GAATCATCGTGTGCGTATGTCCTGATCGTGACAGCGGTGTACTGGGTATCTGAAGCCGTGCCGCTGGGAGCTGCTGCGCTCGTCCCGGCCTTCCTCTACCCGCTGTTTGGAGTCCTCAAGTCCAGTGAG gtgGCGTCTGAGTATTTTAAGGACACCACGCTATTGCTGATGGGGGTGATCTGTCTGGCTGCCTCCATTGAGAAGTGGAACCTGCATAAACGCATCGCTCTGCGGATGGTCATGATCGCCGGGGCCAAGCCTGGCAT GCTGGTGTTGGGCTTCATGTGCTGCACGGTGTTTCTCTCCATGTGGCTGAGCAACACGTCCACCACGGCCATGGTGATGCCCATCGCTGAAGCCGTACTGCAGCAGCTCATCTGCACCGGCATGGCCGACTCCCTCGAAGACTCGCTGACCGTCGACACACAGGACGAGGAGAGCG ACAAAGAGGAAAACCAAGAATCGAGCAAGAATCACCTTGAGCTGCTGGACCGCAAACACAA CGAAAAACATCACGTCTGTATGCTGAGTGAG GAGTTGAATGGTCTGACATTAAAGCCTGGTTTCGGTCCAGAGTTTTGTAAAGAATCAAACGGATATCTGCCCGAG GCTCCAATCAGCATCCCTGCGCCGCCAAAGAAACCCAAGATCCGGCGGGATTCGCAGTACCCCACCAACAGAGACCACATGATCTGCAAGTGCCTGTCTCTGAGCATCACGTACGCAGCCACCATCGGCGGCCTCATCACCATCACCGGCACCTCCACCAACCTCATCTTCGCCGAGCAATTCAACAA TCGTTACCCAGAAGCGAAAGTCATCAACTTTGGCACGTGGTTCATCTTCAGTCTGCCGATCGCTCTGATCATGCTGATGCTCACCTGGATCTGGCTGCACTTTCTCTTTCTGGGATGCAA TTTCAGAGAGACTTGCTCTCTTAGCAAGAAACGCAAAACCAGGCGAGAAATCCTGTCCGAGAAGCGCATTCATGAGGAGTACCAGAAACTCGGCCCCATCAG CTATCCTGAAGTCATGACGGGCATCTTCTTCGTTCTGATGACTGTACTTTGGTTCACCAGGGAGCCAGGATTCGTCCCCGGCTGGACGTCGCTGTTTGAGAA GAAGGGCTACAGGACTGATGCCACGGTGTCGGTGCTGCTGGgattcctcctcttcctcatcccGGCTCGAAAGCCCTGGCCATCTGCGTTCTCCAGCGAGAGCAAAG gtgatgatgatgatgaggaggaagaggatCCTCTGGCCCCCATGATCACATGGAAAGACTTCCAGAGACTGATGCCGTGGGAGATTGTTATTCTGGTGGGAGGAGGATATGCACTGGCTGCTGGATGCAAG GTGTCAGGTCTGTCCATGTGGATCGGCCGGCAGCTGGAGCCGATGAGCGGTCTTCCTCCATGGGCCGTGACGCTGCTGGCCTGTCTCCTGGTGTCCGCTGTCACCGAGTTCGCCAGCAACCCGGCTACGCTCACAGTGTTCCTGCCCATCCTCTCAGCCCTG TCCGAGACGCTGCACATCAACCCTCTGCACACACTCATCCCCGCCACCATGTGTGTGTCCTTCGGCGTCATGCTGCCTGTCGGAAACCCGCCGAACGCCATCGTGTTCAGCTACGGACACGTGCAGATCAGCGACATG GTGAAGGCGGGTTTTGGAGTGAATCTGATCGGGGTTTTTGTGGTGATGTTGGCCATCATGACGTGGGGCGAGCCGCTCTTCCACCTGAGCGAGTTTCCCACCTGGGCACTGATGCCTAACGTCACGGGCAGCTTGTAG